The proteins below come from a single Streptomyces spongiicola genomic window:
- a CDS encoding TetR/AcrR family transcriptional regulator yields the protein MHIQDSHWPGAVATEAGGDGRAGATATSRPAPLRVDAQRNLEHVLRAAREVFGELGYGAPMEDVARRARVGVGTVYRRFPSKDVLVRRIAEEETSRLTEQARTALGQEEEPWSALSRFLRTSVASGAGRLLPPHVLRVGVADDPTAAEGPVRAEARVPQQRAGVAGQPEPRVVAPRPVPAAERDDTGSDELVDVVGQLVDRAREAGELRGDVTVADVLLVIATAAPSLPDAAQQAAASARLLDILLEGLRSRPV from the coding sequence ATGCACATTCAGGATTCGCATTGGCCGGGCGCCGTCGCCACGGAGGCCGGGGGAGACGGGCGCGCGGGGGCGACTGCGACCAGCCGGCCGGCCCCGCTGCGCGTGGACGCGCAGCGCAATCTGGAGCATGTGCTCAGGGCCGCGCGCGAGGTGTTCGGCGAACTCGGCTACGGCGCTCCGATGGAAGACGTGGCGCGTCGGGCCCGGGTGGGCGTGGGCACGGTCTACCGCCGCTTCCCGAGCAAGGACGTGCTGGTGAGACGGATAGCCGAGGAGGAGACATCGCGGCTGACGGAGCAGGCGCGTACCGCACTCGGCCAGGAGGAGGAGCCCTGGTCGGCGCTCTCCCGCTTCCTGCGCACCTCGGTCGCCTCGGGGGCCGGCCGACTGCTGCCACCGCACGTGCTGCGGGTCGGTGTGGCCGATGACCCGACGGCCGCCGAGGGCCCGGTCCGGGCGGAGGCGCGGGTGCCGCAGCAGCGTGCGGGCGTCGCGGGCCAGCCGGAACCGCGGGTGGTGGCACCGCGTCCGGTGCCCGCGGCAGAGCGGGACGACACCGGGTCGGATGAGCTGGTCGACGTGGTGGGGCAGCTCGTCGACCGGGCGCGGGAGGCCGGTGAACTGCGCGGGGACGTCACCGTCGCGGACGTGCTGCTGGTGATAGCCACCGCCGCACCCTCCCTCCCGGACGCGGCGCAGCAGGCTGCCGCCTCGGCGCGGCTGCTGGACATCCTGCTGGAGGGTCTGCGCTCGAGGCCTGTGTAG
- a CDS encoding sigma-70 family RNA polymerase sigma factor, with product MSGDGHNEPRAGGIGGERRGRVPSQRGGASSGPSAGASASPPAVSDAELVLRMRGGDDSAYEELFRRHAQAVRRYARTCCRDVHTADDLTAEVFARTLQAVRGGAGPEHAVRAYLLTAVRRVAAAWARSARREHLVEDFAVFADQAVRATEAPRDDTLQLGADVRAMHEAEQSMALRAFRSLPERWQAVLWHTTVEQEPPSAVAPLFGLTANATAVLAGRAREGLRQAYLQAHVSSALTSGGDCARYADRLGAYARGGLRMRAERGLRKHLEVCAGCRLAAGELDQVNSGIPALLPVAFLGWFAAGYSSKAAGAVAAGAVGAGAGAVGAGAAGAGAASGPSGGAGSAAAAEGLAASVKAGIAAAVAATVGVGLVWALSVVPEPKPRARPPAAQPVPAHPAAPAVTPSPQPPDSAAPGRPPAAAPRAPAPAAPPGTSGPTPSRARPAPAPDQPTAPLPASAPPGTPGTPGAATPAPAAAPPPPTTVHRLNQLQYAVAGDHTNPEVRLGANSWFWKRDSMSIGGTRYEHGVSVHARSSVTIDLNRECSSYDALVGVDDMTLGLGTVRFSVYADGVRRWRSPLLRGGAPAVPVSVGLTGSETLRLVVAPHGVRPLAATAVADWARARITCS from the coding sequence ATGAGCGGTGACGGTCACAACGAGCCGCGCGCCGGGGGGATCGGCGGCGAACGCCGTGGGCGGGTTCCGTCGCAGCGCGGGGGAGCCTCGTCCGGCCCCAGCGCCGGCGCTTCGGCCTCCCCTCCGGCAGTGTCGGACGCCGAACTGGTCCTGCGGATGCGCGGAGGTGACGACAGCGCGTACGAAGAGCTGTTCAGGAGGCACGCGCAAGCCGTGCGCCGCTATGCCCGCACCTGCTGCCGCGACGTCCACACGGCGGACGACCTGACGGCCGAGGTGTTCGCCAGGACACTGCAAGCGGTACGCGGAGGCGCGGGACCGGAGCACGCGGTGCGGGCGTATCTGCTGACGGCAGTGCGCCGTGTCGCCGCCGCCTGGGCGAGGTCCGCCCGCCGGGAGCACCTGGTCGAGGACTTCGCGGTCTTCGCCGACCAGGCGGTCCGTGCCACCGAGGCGCCACGGGACGACACACTCCAACTCGGCGCGGACGTACGCGCCATGCACGAAGCCGAGCAGTCGATGGCCCTGCGGGCCTTCCGCTCGCTGCCCGAGCGCTGGCAGGCGGTGCTGTGGCACACCACCGTCGAGCAGGAGCCGCCGAGCGCGGTGGCACCGCTGTTCGGTCTCACGGCCAACGCCACCGCGGTTCTCGCCGGGCGCGCCCGGGAGGGGCTGAGGCAGGCATATCTTCAGGCGCATGTGAGTTCCGCGCTCACCTCGGGCGGTGACTGCGCCCGGTACGCCGACCGACTCGGCGCCTACGCCCGGGGCGGACTGCGGATGCGGGCCGAGCGCGGGCTGCGCAAGCACCTGGAGGTGTGCGCCGGATGCCGACTTGCCGCGGGGGAACTGGACCAGGTGAACTCCGGGATTCCGGCGCTGCTGCCGGTCGCCTTCCTCGGGTGGTTCGCCGCGGGTTACTCGTCCAAAGCCGCCGGGGCCGTGGCGGCCGGTGCGGTGGGAGCCGGAGCCGGGGCGGTGGGAGCCGGAGCCGCCGGGGCCGGAGCGGCCTCCGGCCCGTCGGGCGGCGCGGGGAGCGCGGCTGCGGCGGAAGGACTCGCCGCATCCGTGAAGGCCGGGATCGCCGCGGCGGTGGCGGCCACGGTGGGCGTGGGGCTGGTGTGGGCGCTCTCGGTCGTTCCGGAGCCGAAACCCCGCGCGCGGCCGCCGGCGGCGCAGCCCGTACCGGCGCACCCCGCCGCGCCTGCGGTGACGCCCTCACCGCAGCCGCCGGACTCCGCCGCACCGGGCCGGCCACCGGCAGCGGCACCCCGTGCGCCGGCACCCGCTGCACCGCCCGGGACATCGGGCCCCACGCCGTCCCGGGCACGTCCGGCGCCCGCGCCGGACCAGCCGACGGCGCCGCTGCCCGCGTCCGCTCCGCCCGGGACACCCGGGACACCCGGGGCGGCGACACCGGCCCCCGCGGCGGCGCCTCCTCCCCCCACGACCGTCCACCGGCTCAACCAGCTCCAGTACGCCGTCGCCGGCGACCATACGAACCCCGAGGTGCGGCTCGGGGCGAACAGCTGGTTCTGGAAGCGCGACAGCATGTCGATCGGCGGTACTCGCTACGAGCACGGGGTGTCGGTGCACGCCCGCTCGTCCGTGACGATCGATCTGAACCGCGAGTGCAGTTCGTACGACGCGCTCGTCGGCGTCGACGACATGACGCTCGGGCTGGGAACCGTCCGCTTCTCCGTCTACGCGGACGGGGTGCGGCGGTGGCGGTCACCGCTGCTGAGGGGAGGCGCCCCTGCGGTACCCGTGTCCGTCGGCCTCACCGGCAGCGAGACGCTCCGCCTGGTCGTCGCCCCCCACGGCGTGCGGCCACTCGCGGCGACGGCGGTCGCCGACTGGGCGCGGGCGCGGATCACCTGCTCCTGA
- a CDS encoding asparagine synthase-related protein encodes MRWLVGWSSVAASFGTAGSAGSAGSRPSPSGDDNRTVHPVGAQLLWGDPDPLWAVGDWRPDEVRVVTAGPPPALTGGTPAVRLAVLGCCAASDEELRVGLFAARGGALRHLTAWAGSYTAVVQVGRRVTVTGDLAGARPVFYTPWASGTAYATAALPLADLIEAPLDIGHLAALLACPESPEALRDSTPYAGVRRIPPGHALILREGSREITGYEPVASLAVAAPQLDPDRAVETVRDALVDAVRARLTAPRHAPETLPPDPGPVPGMGPAERRAARGAPAPGIGADLSGGSASGTLALLAAGLPGVPGTILGHGTGAGERLLAVTFNDLATPQGHQAETERARTIAENPRLHHVVVAAGAEALPYADLDGPLTDEPGPSLVEAERNRRRLASGSADHFTGHGARQVLDAHPARLADLLMDRRRRPLLRPVSALARASAPTAGSLLVPLTVYRAARRLARTPYRTGLETAASRLPEANRRMPAVNGPLGASLAALSWSRPGPAAHWMTGEALAEVSVRLQEAATRPTSVQRPGESRARAALARHAADHRVMEQASEVRSQRLHAPFLDNQVVRAARDLPEALRVQPGARTAVLRTVLAGAGIHDLPPGWGAPSQTASTTATRAGIRMSLPHLLDLFGTPLLADAGIVEARVVRKALRAASEGEPVPLDGLADLVSMELWLRRLLARRGTCWTGTEAPRRRAVASGVPRRPTLRA; translated from the coding sequence ATGCGGTGGCTGGTGGGGTGGAGCAGTGTCGCCGCAAGCTTCGGTACGGCGGGATCTGCCGGATCCGCCGGATCCCGCCCCTCCCCTTCCGGTGACGACAACCGCACCGTCCACCCCGTGGGCGCCCAGCTCCTGTGGGGCGACCCCGATCCCCTGTGGGCCGTCGGCGACTGGCGCCCCGACGAGGTCCGCGTCGTCACCGCCGGCCCGCCCCCCGCCCTCACCGGAGGCACCCCCGCCGTCCGCCTCGCCGTGCTGGGCTGCTGCGCCGCCAGCGACGAGGAACTGCGCGTCGGCCTGTTCGCGGCGCGCGGGGGCGCACTGCGCCACCTCACCGCCTGGGCCGGCAGCTACACCGCGGTCGTCCAGGTCGGCCGCCGCGTCACCGTCACCGGCGACCTGGCCGGCGCCCGCCCCGTCTTCTACACCCCCTGGGCCAGTGGCACCGCCTACGCGACCGCCGCACTGCCGCTGGCCGATCTCATCGAGGCCCCGCTCGACATCGGGCACCTCGCCGCCCTGCTCGCCTGCCCCGAGTCACCGGAGGCGCTGCGCGACTCCACCCCGTACGCCGGGGTCAGGCGCATCCCCCCCGGCCACGCACTGATCCTGCGCGAGGGCTCCCGGGAGATCACCGGCTACGAACCGGTCGCCTCACTCGCCGTCGCCGCACCCCAACTCGACCCGGACCGGGCCGTGGAGACCGTGCGGGACGCACTCGTCGACGCCGTACGCGCACGACTCACCGCACCCCGGCACGCCCCCGAGACCCTGCCACCGGATCCGGGACCGGTGCCCGGCATGGGCCCGGCGGAACGGCGCGCCGCCCGCGGCGCACCCGCGCCCGGCATCGGCGCCGACCTCTCCGGAGGCAGTGCCTCCGGCACCCTCGCCCTGCTCGCCGCCGGACTGCCCGGCGTCCCGGGCACCATCCTCGGCCACGGCACCGGAGCCGGCGAACGGCTGCTGGCCGTGACCTTCAACGACCTCGCCACACCGCAGGGGCACCAGGCCGAGACGGAACGGGCCAGGACCATCGCCGAGAACCCGCGGCTGCACCATGTCGTCGTCGCCGCGGGCGCCGAGGCCCTGCCCTACGCCGACCTGGACGGCCCCCTCACCGACGAACCCGGACCGTCCCTCGTCGAGGCCGAACGCAACCGGCGGCGCCTCGCGTCCGGCAGCGCGGACCACTTCACCGGACACGGCGCCCGGCAGGTGCTGGACGCCCACCCGGCCCGCCTGGCGGACCTGCTGATGGACCGCCGCAGACGGCCCCTGCTGCGCCCCGTCTCCGCACTCGCCCGGGCCTCCGCACCCACCGCCGGCTCGCTGCTCGTGCCGCTCACCGTCTACCGGGCGGCGCGGCGGCTCGCCCGCACCCCCTACCGCACCGGCCTCGAGACGGCGGCCTCCCGGCTCCCCGAGGCGAACCGCCGGATGCCCGCCGTCAACGGGCCGCTCGGCGCGTCCCTCGCGGCCCTCTCCTGGTCCCGGCCCGGGCCCGCGGCGCACTGGATGACCGGCGAGGCGCTCGCCGAGGTGTCGGTTCGCCTCCAGGAGGCGGCGACCCGGCCGACATCCGTGCAGCGCCCCGGCGAGTCCCGCGCCCGCGCGGCGCTCGCCCGCCACGCCGCGGACCACCGGGTGATGGAACAGGCCTCGGAGGTACGCAGCCAGCGGCTGCACGCCCCCTTCCTGGACAACCAGGTCGTACGGGCCGCCCGCGACCTGCCCGAGGCGCTGCGGGTCCAGCCCGGCGCACGCACCGCCGTACTGCGCACGGTCCTCGCGGGCGCGGGCATCCACGACCTGCCGCCCGGCTGGGGGGCGCCGTCCCAGACCGCTTCGACCACGGCGACGCGGGCGGGGATCCGGATGTCGCTGCCGCACCTGCTGGACCTGTTCGGCACCCCGCTGCTCGCGGACGCGGGCATCGTGGAGGCACGGGTCGTCCGCAAGGCCCTGCGGGCCGCGTCCGAGGGCGAACCGGTCCCCCTGGACGGGCTCGCGGACCTGGTCTCCATGGAACTCTGGCTGCGGCGGCTGCTGGCCCGGCGCGGCACGTGCTGGACGGGCACGGAGGCACCCCGCCGGCGCGCGGTCGCCTCGGGCGTACCGCGCCGCCCGACGCTGCGCGCGTAG
- a CDS encoding MFS transporter encodes MSREQRGPNEKLGTVLALAGISNAGLARRVNDLGAQRGLTLRYDKTSVARWVSKGMVPQGAAPHLIAAAIGQKLGRPVPLHEIGLADADPAPEVGLAFPRDVGEAVKAATELYRLDLAGRRAGGGGIWQSLAGSFSVSAYATPASRWLINPADSSVERTLRGSEGAGTPESPDDGQVRVGHSDVAKLREAAEDARRWDSKYGGGDWRSSMVPECLRVDAAPLLLASYSDEVGRALFGATAELTRLAGWMAFDTGQQEAAQRYYIQALRLARAAADVPLGGYVLASMSLQATYRGFADEGVDLAQAAVERNRGLATARTMSFFRLVEARAHAKASDAAAAGAALKAAESWLERSREGDADPSWLGFYSYDRFAADAAECYRDLKAPRQVRRFTEQALSRPTEEYVRSHGLRLVVSAVAELESGNLDAACAAGTRAVEVAGRISSARTTEYVRDLLHRLEPYGDEPRVAELRERARPLLMAPA; translated from the coding sequence ATGTCCAGGGAGCAACGCGGGCCGAACGAGAAGCTCGGCACCGTTCTCGCCCTCGCGGGAATCAGCAACGCCGGGCTCGCCCGGCGGGTCAACGACCTCGGGGCGCAGCGCGGTCTGACCCTCCGCTACGACAAGACGTCGGTGGCGCGATGGGTGTCGAAGGGCATGGTGCCGCAGGGCGCCGCGCCCCATCTCATCGCGGCGGCCATCGGGCAGAAGCTGGGCCGTCCGGTGCCGCTGCACGAGATCGGGCTCGCGGACGCCGATCCGGCGCCGGAGGTCGGTCTCGCGTTCCCGAGGGACGTGGGCGAGGCGGTGAAGGCCGCCACGGAGCTGTACCGGCTGGATCTCGCGGGCCGCCGCGCGGGCGGCGGCGGGATCTGGCAGTCGCTGGCCGGCTCCTTCTCGGTGAGCGCGTACGCCACACCCGCCTCGCGCTGGCTGATCAACCCGGCCGACTCGTCGGTCGAGCGGACCCTCCGGGGCTCGGAGGGCGCGGGGACGCCGGAGAGCCCGGACGACGGGCAGGTGCGGGTGGGCCACAGCGACGTGGCCAAACTGCGCGAGGCGGCCGAGGACGCCCGGCGCTGGGACTCCAAGTACGGCGGCGGGGACTGGCGCTCGTCGATGGTCCCGGAGTGCCTGCGGGTCGACGCGGCGCCGCTGCTGCTCGCCTCGTACTCGGACGAGGTGGGCAGGGCCCTGTTCGGCGCCACGGCGGAACTGACCCGGCTCGCCGGCTGGATGGCCTTCGACACGGGCCAGCAGGAGGCGGCCCAGCGCTACTACATCCAGGCGCTGCGACTGGCGCGTGCCGCGGCCGACGTCCCGCTGGGCGGCTATGTGCTGGCGTCCATGTCGCTTCAGGCGACCTACCGGGGCTTCGCCGACGAGGGCGTGGATCTCGCGCAGGCTGCGGTGGAGCGCAACCGCGGCCTGGCGACCGCGCGCACGATGAGCTTCTTCCGGCTGGTGGAGGCGCGGGCCCACGCCAAGGCGAGCGACGCGGCCGCGGCCGGGGCCGCCCTGAAGGCCGCGGAGAGCTGGCTGGAGCGCTCCCGCGAGGGCGACGCGGACCCGTCCTGGCTGGGGTTCTACTCGTACGACAGGTTCGCGGCGGACGCCGCCGAGTGCTACCGGGACCTGAAGGCGCCCCGCCAGGTCCGCCGGTTCACCGAGCAGGCGCTGTCCCGGCCCACGGAGGAGTACGTCCGCTCGCACGGGCTGCGCCTGGTGGTGAGCGCGGTGGCCGAACTGGAGTCCGGCAACCTGGACGCGGCCTGCGCCGCGGGCACCAGGGCGGTGGAGGTCGCGGGCCGGATCTCCTCCGCTCGCACGACGGAGTACGTGAGGGACCTGCTGCACCGGCTGGAGCCGTACGGGGACGAGCCGAGGGTGGCGGAGCTGAGGGAGCGGGCCAGACCGCTGCTGATGGCCCCGGCGTGA
- the lhgO gene encoding L-2-hydroxyglutarate oxidase — protein MVKAAAFDCDVLVIGGGIIGLSTAYALTRAAPGTSVVVLEKEPGPARHQTGRNSGVIHSGIYYRPGSLKARFAVRGAAETVKFCAEYGIPHEVTGKLIVATGREELPRLHALAQRGRENGIPVSELGPAQMAECEPEVAGVAALRVGTTGVCDFGAVAGQLAEVSAASGAEIRYGEEVRSVDPRPWGVAVGTSSGPVVRARALVNCAGLHCDRVAELAGERPGVRIVPFRGEYYELARPELVRGLVYPVPDPAFPFLGVHLTRGVGGGVHVGPNAVPALAREGYDWSTVRPGELAAVLAWPGSWRIARRHWRYGAGELHRSLSKRAFTAAVRRLLPAVAEEDLRPAPAGVRAQAVLRDGTLVDDFMIKESARAVHVLNAPSPAATASLPIGREVARRALARLGRT, from the coding sequence GTGGTGAAGGCGGCCGCGTTCGACTGCGACGTGCTGGTGATCGGTGGCGGGATCATCGGACTGTCGACGGCGTACGCCCTGACGCGTGCCGCGCCCGGCACCTCCGTGGTGGTGCTGGAGAAGGAGCCGGGCCCGGCCCGCCACCAGACCGGGCGGAACAGCGGAGTGATCCACAGCGGGATCTACTACCGCCCCGGTTCACTGAAGGCACGTTTCGCCGTGCGCGGCGCGGCGGAGACGGTGAAGTTCTGCGCCGAGTACGGCATACCCCACGAGGTCACCGGCAAGCTGATCGTCGCCACCGGGCGGGAGGAGCTGCCGCGGCTGCACGCGCTGGCCCAGCGCGGCAGGGAGAACGGCATTCCCGTCAGCGAACTCGGCCCCGCCCAGATGGCGGAGTGCGAGCCGGAGGTGGCCGGCGTCGCGGCGCTCCGGGTCGGCACCACCGGGGTGTGCGACTTCGGGGCCGTCGCCGGGCAACTGGCGGAGGTCTCCGCCGCCTCGGGGGCGGAGATCCGCTACGGCGAGGAGGTCCGGTCCGTGGACCCACGGCCGTGGGGTGTCGCCGTCGGCACGTCCTCCGGCCCGGTCGTCCGCGCCCGCGCCCTGGTGAACTGCGCCGGTCTGCACTGCGACCGGGTGGCCGAGCTGGCCGGCGAGCGGCCGGGCGTGCGGATCGTCCCCTTCCGCGGGGAGTACTACGAACTGGCGCGCCCCGAGCTGGTGCGCGGCCTGGTGTACCCGGTGCCCGACCCGGCGTTCCCGTTCCTCGGGGTCCACCTCACCCGCGGTGTCGGGGGCGGTGTCCACGTGGGGCCGAACGCCGTCCCGGCACTGGCCCGCGAGGGCTACGACTGGTCCACCGTCCGTCCCGGCGAGCTGGCGGCCGTCCTGGCCTGGCCCGGTTCCTGGCGGATCGCCCGGCGCCACTGGCGCTACGGCGCCGGCGAACTGCACCGATCCCTCTCGAAGCGCGCCTTCACCGCGGCCGTGCGGCGGCTGCTGCCGGCCGTCGCTGAGGAGGATCTGCGGCCGGCGCCGGCGGGGGTCCGGGCGCAGGCGGTGCTCCGAGACGGCACCCTGGTGGACGACTTCATGATCAAGGAGTCGGCCCGCGCGGTCCACGTCCTGAACGCGCCGTCGCCGGCGGCGACCGCCTCCCTGCCGATCGGCCGGGAGGTGGCCCGACGGGCGCTGGCCCGACTGGGCCGCACCTGA
- the trmB gene encoding tRNA (guanosine(46)-N7)-methyltransferase TrmB: MSESENTTPAGRRGNAPRDIATARPEGAPRFPDGPAADPAGAHHERRIRSFQPRRSRVTPGQAAALRRLWPVWGLDIDGLRTLDLDAMFGGLPVVLEIGFGMGEATARMAAADPGAGILAVDVHTPGQGNLLGLAERAGLDNVRVANGDAIILLREMLPPAALDGVRVYFPDPWPKKRHHKRRLIQPEFLALAASRLKPGALLHCATDWEPYAEQMLAVLTGHPDFENTEAGGGYAPRPAFRPLTRFEGQGLDKGHVVHDLLFRRRSG, encoded by the coding sequence GTGTCTGAGTCCGAGAACACCACCCCCGCAGGCCGGCGGGGGAACGCTCCCCGCGACATCGCCACCGCCCGACCCGAGGGTGCGCCGCGCTTTCCCGACGGCCCCGCAGCCGATCCCGCGGGCGCGCACCACGAGCGGCGGATCCGCAGCTTCCAGCCGCGCCGGAGCCGGGTGACGCCCGGGCAGGCCGCCGCACTGCGGCGCCTCTGGCCGGTCTGGGGACTGGACATCGACGGGCTGCGCACCCTCGACCTGGACGCGATGTTCGGCGGACTGCCGGTCGTCCTGGAGATCGGCTTCGGCATGGGCGAGGCGACCGCGCGGATGGCCGCGGCCGACCCGGGGGCGGGCATCCTCGCCGTGGACGTCCACACCCCCGGCCAGGGCAATCTGCTGGGCCTCGCGGAGCGCGCGGGCCTGGACAACGTGCGGGTGGCCAACGGCGACGCGATCATCCTGCTCCGCGAGATGCTCCCGCCGGCCGCGCTCGACGGCGTGCGGGTCTACTTCCCGGACCCCTGGCCCAAGAAGCGCCACCACAAGCGACGGCTGATCCAGCCCGAGTTCCTCGCCCTGGCGGCGAGCCGGCTCAAGCCGGGCGCGCTCCTGCACTGCGCGACGGACTGGGAGCCCTACGCCGAGCAGATGCTCGCGGTGCTGACCGGCCATCCGGACTTCGAGAACACCGAGGCCGGCGGCGGCTACGCGCCCCGGCCGGCTTTCCGGCCACTGACCCGGTTCGAGGGCCAGGGCCTCGACAAGGGCCATGTCGTACACGACCTCCTCTTCCGGCGCCGGAGCGGATGA
- a CDS encoding PrsW family intramembrane metalloprotease: MSDWSPQPHPAARPAVPACDERPLFDAVPERARWRYKPRRDFWRSGPVRAWALITLLALSGLMILALVREQTGTEGFLVGLGLAVLPVPLLAAAFRWLDRVEPGPWRNLVFAFAWGACAAALVAIIANTFATRWIATATADPTHADAIGATVVAPVVEETAKAAAVLLLFLFRRQDFTGLVDGVVIAGFTATGFAFTENILYLGNAFGEDQQFGTSGFASVTAATFFVRIVMSPFAHPLFTVLTGIGFGLAAASARHRRVRRVALPLLGLLLAMGMHALWNGSAVFGPLGFYAVYAAFMVPAFGLLTWLAVWTRQRELRTVAAELPAYAAAGWLAPAEPLALSSMKARTMARDVAGRTHGPAAARAVSEYEIFATSLAFLRHRAGRGAAEPDFTAREQELLHHLWQRRGVAGPALTYAARATGRAWQPPPHLDYSGFNPYRG; this comes from the coding sequence GTGTCCGACTGGTCCCCGCAGCCGCATCCGGCCGCCCGCCCCGCCGTCCCGGCGTGCGACGAGCGGCCGCTCTTCGACGCCGTGCCGGAGCGTGCCCGCTGGCGCTACAAGCCGCGACGCGACTTCTGGCGCAGCGGGCCCGTCCGCGCGTGGGCGCTGATCACTCTGCTGGCCCTCTCGGGACTGATGATCCTCGCGCTGGTGCGCGAACAGACCGGGACAGAGGGCTTCCTGGTCGGACTCGGTCTCGCCGTGCTTCCCGTGCCGCTCCTGGCCGCGGCGTTCCGCTGGCTGGACCGGGTCGAACCGGGTCCCTGGCGCAACCTCGTCTTCGCCTTCGCCTGGGGTGCCTGTGCGGCCGCCCTCGTCGCCATCATCGCCAACACGTTCGCGACCCGGTGGATAGCCACCGCCACGGCCGACCCGACGCACGCCGACGCGATCGGCGCGACCGTCGTCGCGCCCGTGGTCGAGGAGACCGCCAAGGCGGCCGCCGTGCTGCTGCTCTTCCTCTTCCGGAGGCAGGACTTCACGGGCCTGGTCGACGGTGTCGTGATCGCCGGTTTCACCGCCACCGGTTTCGCCTTCACGGAGAACATCCTCTACCTCGGCAACGCCTTCGGCGAGGACCAGCAGTTCGGCACCTCGGGCTTCGCCTCCGTCACGGCGGCGACGTTCTTCGTCAGAATCGTGATGTCGCCGTTCGCCCATCCGCTGTTCACGGTGCTCACGGGCATCGGCTTCGGCCTGGCGGCGGCCTCGGCGCGGCACCGGAGGGTCCGCAGGGTCGCACTGCCGCTGCTCGGCCTGCTCCTCGCCATGGGCATGCACGCGCTGTGGAACGGCTCGGCGGTCTTCGGCCCGCTGGGCTTCTACGCGGTGTACGCGGCCTTCATGGTGCCCGCCTTCGGTCTGCTGACCTGGCTGGCGGTGTGGACCCGGCAGCGCGAGCTGCGCACCGTCGCCGCGGAACTGCCCGCGTACGCCGCGGCGGGCTGGCTGGCCCCGGCCGAACCGCTCGCGCTGTCCTCCATGAAGGCCCGCACGATGGCCCGGGACGTGGCGGGCCGCACCCACGGCCCGGCCGCCGCACGCGCGGTCTCCGAGTACGAGATCTTCGCCACCTCCCTGGCCTTCCTCCGGCACCGGGCCGGGCGGGGCGCGGCCGAGCCGGACTTCACCGCCCGGGAGCAGGAGCTGCTGCACCACCTCTGGCAGCGCAGGGGCGTCGCGGGCCCGGCCCTGACGTACGCCGCCCGTGCGACGGGCCGGGCCTGGCAGCCCCCGCCGCATCTGGACTACAGCGGCTTCAACCCGTACCGCGGCTGA
- a CDS encoding M23 family metallopeptidase, producing the protein MASNEPALQEPPTTQWVPGDRWASAPAAEEWNPTEESVRPVRGRHRVVKQRNALARSSTVLGVGVIAAVGAGGMATAQDKPAVSISLPDVIADKLPDPESLPGVGSLIQDEPADEVVADGPLTSADTTGEGGDAGEALRARILQQAEQQQANAEAEARAAAEQAAAEQAAAEAKQQKTEAAKAAEAAAEAERKAAEEAARKAEAERLAKLAASYSLPTSSYTLTSTFGQAGSLWSSGYHTGLDFAAPTGTPVKAVHGGTIKSAGWSGSYGYHIVLELEDGTEVWYSHLSSMTVSAGQKVSTSETIGRVGATGNVTGPHLHLEVHTPGGDGIDPAAWLRGKGLSV; encoded by the coding sequence GTGGCGTCCAACGAGCCTGCCCTCCAGGAGCCCCCCACTACGCAGTGGGTACCCGGCGACCGGTGGGCTTCCGCCCCCGCGGCGGAGGAGTGGAACCCGACCGAGGAGTCGGTCCGTCCCGTCCGCGGCAGGCACCGCGTGGTCAAGCAGCGCAACGCGCTCGCGCGGAGTTCCACCGTCCTCGGTGTCGGCGTCATCGCCGCCGTCGGCGCGGGCGGCATGGCCACCGCCCAGGACAAGCCCGCGGTCTCCATCTCCCTGCCCGATGTCATCGCGGACAAACTCCCGGACCCCGAGTCGCTGCCCGGCGTGGGCTCCTTGATACAGGACGAGCCGGCTGACGAGGTCGTCGCAGACGGCCCGCTCACCTCGGCCGACACCACGGGTGAGGGGGGCGACGCGGGCGAGGCCCTGCGCGCCCGGATCCTCCAGCAGGCCGAGCAGCAGCAGGCCAACGCAGAGGCCGAGGCGCGGGCGGCCGCCGAACAGGCCGCCGCGGAGCAGGCCGCCGCCGAGGCGAAGCAGCAGAAGACCGAGGCGGCGAAGGCTGCCGAAGCGGCCGCCGAGGCTGAGCGCAAGGCCGCGGAGGAGGCCGCGCGCAAGGCGGAGGCCGAGCGACTCGCCAAGCTCGCGGCGAGCTACTCCCTGCCGACCTCGTCGTACACCCTCACCTCCACCTTCGGGCAGGCCGGATCACTGTGGTCCTCCGGCTACCACACGGGTCTCGACTTCGCCGCTCCGACGGGTACCCCGGTCAAGGCCGTGCACGGCGGCACGATCAAGTCGGCCGGCTGGTCCGGGTCGTACGGCTACCACATCGTTCTGGAACTCGAGGACGGTACCGAGGTCTGGTACAGCCATCTGTCGTCGATGACCGTGAGCGCGGGGCAGAAGGTCTCCACCTCCGAGACCATCGGGCGGGTCGGCGCCACCGGCAATGTCACCGGCCCGCATCTGCACCTCGAGGTGCACACACCGGGTGGTGACGGTATCGACCCCGCCGCCTGGCTGCGAGGCAAGGGCCTCTCCGTCTGA